The genomic segment AACTACCTAttgaataaaatgtgaaaaagcaaTAACTGTTACATATTTCCAGAGTTTCAAAGTCTCTCCCACAAAATACTCATTAAATGCCAAAGGCAAATGTATAACTTGATAGCAACCAATCCCGCAGACCCAGCCTTCATTAAATAATCAATGAGCATTATCAGCAACGGAGCAAATGCATGCCAGGCGGAACCTGAACAGATGCACGGGAAGAAAAGCGCCTCAATTTCACGGTGTTCCCGTGTAATCGGAATCTAAGCGTGAGGATGCCTCACACAAACCCACCTGAGGATGAATcaaacattctacaaaatacgtCGCCTGTAGTTTTCAACTTTCTgtcaaacaaaaacaagaaaagtttgaaatttcagagaaaagattacaaaaaaaaaaaaaaaaaacagagctactAATGCACCCACATAATTctgaactggattttttttttaacaataaatgttaaattaacAGTATGCTTGGAGACAGTTGTTCAGGTTTTAAAAACTCAGTGGTAGTAATGCGTCAGTGTTAGTTTCATGATTTGATGGCTGTATTCTTATTATGTAGGAAAATGTCCCTGTTTGTGGAAAATCACACTAAAGAATTTGAGTGTGATGGGGTATCTGATGGGAAACTTATCCTCAAACGAATCAGGAAAAGTATTCTTTGTGCTATACTTGACGGTTTTCCATAAGAAACGATTTACTGACAGTGTCTCAGAGGGAACGTTTTTGAATAGAATCTATAATTTCATATATGGCATTTGTCAATAATTACACATAGGATGCgacaatattttaagtatttcacaGAGAAGAGCATACTTAATTATGTATAATTGACACATAATGGAATGTCTTTGCAATAGGATGTGTGTCATTTTTGAGGCATTTTTTCAATCCCTTTCCATATATGGCTCTCTTTACTATGTTTGTCAAAAAGGAGACAATGTGTTTCTCTAGGgttcagaaaagaaaagtctGCTGAAGAACTCGGTGAGAAATCAGTGTGAAATTTAGAGACGAGTAGTAATAAGCCTCATTTAAACCTGTGTATTTCTTCAGCCTGAGAAGGAGACGAGAATCCTTTCTCCCAAGTGCGATGTTCTCCCATCCCCTTGCATCTTCATTTCCTGCGCTCTCCTTGTGAGTCAAGTGCTGGCTTTCCAGCCAGTGCAGTGATCTTCCTCCCTGTCCGACTAGGAGAGGCGTGGACTCTGGGGAGAAGCtgcccttcctccatccctcgcAGGACCAGGGCGCTCCGAGTTGGACGAGAACCTTCCACGAGCATCAGCGACCTGAGGGACCGTGGTCTCCCGGGAGCCTGGGTCCGTCCGACCCACATggtcctcttctttccttcctcataAACCCCAGCAGTCGCAGCCCCGGGCCTTGAGGAAGCCGAAGGGGGTGCAGGGGCTGCCGGGAGCAGGTGCAGCCTGTGCTctcagtggcttgagtcactgtcCCCCAGCGTGTGTGCTGCCAGTGGCTCAGAGAGACCGGAGGCGAGGAGTGAAGGCAGTGACCCGACTGGGCTAAGGGGTCAGGACCTGGATTTTCTCCCATAACCTCTGACCCTAGTGCCGAGGAGGTCCCTGGGAAGTCATCTCGTGTCGTAGCTTCGGCTGCAGAgtggaccccccccccgccagcttCTGCAGTCAGCTTTGTCTGCGCTTTGCTCCAAGGAGCTGCGTTATATCTGACAGTCCTCAAGGCAGAAGACCGTTTAAACAAACTGCGAATAAGTATTTATCTCGTCTTGGGAATCACCTCCAAATAGTCATGTCTGCTGCTTCTGCTTCCATTGTCAACTCCTCGGTCTTCATTCTCACAggcctccctggcctggaacagtaTTACCCTTGGTTTGCAGTTCCCTTTTCCTGCATCTACGCCGTGGTTTTCCTGGGGAACTGCCTGGTGCTGCATGTGATCCGGACGGAGCCCAGCCTGCACCAGCCCATGTTCTACTTCCTGGCCATGCTGGCCGTCACGGACCTGTGCATGGGGCTGTCCACCGTGCACACGGTGCTGGGCGTCCTGTGGGGGCTCGGTCGGGAGGTCAGCCTGGGTGCCTGCATTGCCCAAACTTACTTTATCCACAGTCTGTCCCTCACAGAGTCGGGAGTCCTTCTGGCCATGGCCTTTGATCGCTTTACTGCCATCTGCAACCCTCTGAGATACACATCCATCCTCACCAACAGCAGGGTCACTCGCCTCATGGTGAGCATTTTGATGAGAAGCGCTTTGTCCATTCTCCCTGTCATCATCCGTTTGAGGTTCTTTCATTACTGCCGCCCTCATCTCCTGTCCCACGCCTTCTGCCTGCACCAGAACCTGCTCCGGCTGGCCTGCTCGGATGTCCGCTTCAACAGCGTCTATGCTCTGGCTCTGGTGATCTGTACCCTGTTGCTGGATGCTGTCCTTATTCTCGTCTCCTATGTTCTCATCTTGCATGCCGTGCTGGCGATCGCATCTCCAACAGGGAGGCTCAAGTCTCTGCAGACCTGTGTCTCCCACCTCTGTGCCGTCCTGGTGTTTTATATCCCCATTATTGGTCTGACCATGGTGCACCGCTTTGGGCAGCACCTCTCCCCTTTGGTTCATGTCCTCATGGGCAACGTCTACATTCTCTTCCCACCCCTGATGAATCCTGTCGTCTACAGCGTGAAGACCCAGCAGATCCGTAGTAGGATGGAGAAGTGGTTTTCTCTGAAAAGGTAGTGAACCCCTTGGATTTTATCAGTCAAAAATGTGGGGggctgtttgtttgcttgtttggtttATTGGgggtctttgtagggctgcacccatgacatatggaggttcccaggctaggggtctaatgggagctacagctgccggcctacaccacagccacagtaacacaggatccgagccacgtctgccacctacaccacagcccacggcaacgctggatccttaacccactgagcaaggccagggatcactgagccacaacaggaacgccagtAGAAATGTCTGAAGGTCAAAATAATATGGCAGTTCTCATGCGTGAAAGCACTTCcaatttgaataatattttcaataatttttattctgaGGACTCAAATATAAAGAACTTAAGTGTCTTGCTCATAAGAGGTGAACATTGAGTTTTGCTAATGCACATTCTAGAagagttttctaaaaatatgctGGAGAAAAATTACAGCTTTATAGCCATGATAATGTCTTTGCATTTTATTGACATAGTCTGGAAGCATAGttgttatattaaaattgtattgCCCTAGTTCCTCAATATTTTCATCATTGGGCATACCTCTAGCTAGACTTTTGGAAGTATGCTCATGGTTTGACTTTTCAAGACAGGTGCATGTTGAAACATATGCAGTGAACTTGCACTTTCTTTGTTCCTAGAGGGGAGGTGAGTGACATCTGAAACTGATGCTGAGCCTTCCCTCGAATCCAGTTTTTTCCCATTAGTGACCTAATAGTAGTTCTTTAGAGGGATTTTGGCATAAGAAGATTTATAACCCCTCTATTCCGAAGATTGTCTTCTTaatcctttttcatagattaagaTATGATCTTGTtacataaacatttttcattctgcaaggtttttgttttgttttgttttttgttcttttaccaAATATTATATCATTAGGATTTCTGCATGGCATCTTATGTTCCTCATAGCGTCTTCAGGAAAAGTGTGTAATTTAGAAACTGTTACAAAAGCACAACTGAGGACTGATGGTGGCCTCTCTTAGATTAGTGGTGGTGAGGATGAAAACACAGCAGATATGAAGAGGATGTATGAACACAACTTAATCACTGACTGTGGGTAGGTGAACGGAGAGTGTTTTCATGTGAGTGGGTCACagtgataattctatttttatcattttgagaCATTGCTGAATTCCTTTCCAAAGCTGGTGTGATGTTTACATTCCCCACAACATCGTGATGGTTTTTCTCCACCGTCTCTTCAGCACTTGTTCTTCTCCGTCCTTTGTCCTTTGCGTGTAGCCCTTCTAGTGGTGCCAGTCCTTGTTtgggtggttttgatttgcatttcctggtgAGTCAGAGGCCTTGGAGCTGCTTCTTCAGCTGTGCCCTGGCACCTTAACTAAGTCATAGCCCCACCCAGTGGTGAATACAGCCTTCAGGCTGCCTAACCAAGGAACCTGGCCAGAACACACAGCAAGCTGCGTAGCCCATCCAACAGCCCTGCTTACAGTGgcgcttggacagagagcacagcTATGGCTTTCCCCTTCTGC from the Sus scrofa isolate TJ Tabasco breed Duroc chromosome 9, Sscrofa11.1, whole genome shotgun sequence genome contains:
- the LOC100515268 gene encoding olfactory receptor 51V1-like gives rise to the protein MSAASASIVNSSVFILTGLPGLEQYYPWFAVPFSCIYAVVFLGNCLVLHVIRTEPSLHQPMFYFLAMLAVTDLCMGLSTVHTVLGVLWGLGREVSLGACIAQTYFIHSLSLTESGVLLAMAFDRFTAICNPLRYTSILTNSRVTRLMVSILMRSALSILPVIIRLRFFHYCRPHLLSHAFCLHQNLLRLACSDVRFNSVYALALVICTLLLDAVLILVSYVLILHAVLAIASPTGRLKSLQTCVSHLCAVLVFYIPIIGLTMVHRFGQHLSPLVHVLMGNVYILFPPLMNPVVYSVKTQQIRSRMEKWFSLKR